The Paenibacillus sp. 481 DNA window GAAGTACGCGACAACAACTTGGCATTGGATTGGCGTAGCTGTGTTAATTACGGTAAGCTTCGGCCTGCTTATTCGCTCTTATAAGACGCTGCCAGTTGCGATTGCGTACACGGTCTTTGTAGGTATCGGCACAATCGGTACATACGTTATCGGTATCGTAATGGGCGAAGAT harbors:
- a CDS encoding DMT family transporter, which encodes MAWLLVLLAALLEIVWASGLKYATTTWHWIGVAVLITVSFGLLIRSYKTLPVAIAYTVFVGIGTIGTYVIGIVMGEDFNALQIMFLLILLGGIIGMKVTTPDEAESGKGEA